The DNA segment TTTTTAGCGGTCTGACACTTTATAATATTTTAAAAAGTAATCTGCTTGGGAAACAGCAAAGCAGAAATTCAGTACACGATTTTGAGGAATTTTTATCAAAAAATTTTTTCAACTCAAAACCTATCACTTTGATCCCAAGAGAGGGAGCAGATGTTGTTTATGTAGGTATTGGGAATGATGAGGAGTTGCCAATACACAACTTGGGTGATGGTTTGCAGAATTTAATCATAATTACTTTTAATATGTTTATGGAAAAAGAAAAATGCCTTTTCTTTATAGAGGAACCTGAATTATATATGCACCCCGGCTTTCAAAGAATTTTTATTGAAGTATTATCTTCACCCCTATTGAATCATCATCAATATTTTATCACAACCCATTCAAACCATTTGTTAGGTATGACCTTGGATTTTGAAAATATGTCTGTGTTTCTGTTTAGAAAAAAAGGTGAAGGTAAAGAAGCAAAGTTTTTGATAAATCAGGTATCATCGCGTGAAAGAAATACACTAAAAGAACTTGGTGTCCAAAACTCATCGGTATTTTTAAGTAATTCCACAATCTGGGTTGAAGGGATTACGGACAGGCTGTATTTAAGAAAATATATGGACAAATTTAAAGAGGAAATGGGAAGCGGCGATAAAGAATATTTTGAAAAAATTAATAATTTCAAAGAAGATTATCATTATTCTTTCGTTGAATATCAAGGCGCAAATATTACACATTGGTCATTTGATGGAAAAGAAGAAGATAAAATAAATGCAAAAGCCATGTGCGCTCAATGTTTTCTGATAGCGGATGGCGATATTGAAAATAAAGGGACCCGAAAAGAAGATTTGGAGGCTGTATTGGGCGACAGATTTGAAATATTAAAATGCAAAGAAATTGAAAATCTTATACCTGAAGAAGTAATTAAGAAATTAGTCCTAAAACAAGCGAGTTTTTTTAAGCGCGACTTAAAGTTAATCGGCAGCCATGGAAAATCTTTATTTTCGCTCTATTCGTCCATATAAAATTTATTTTTTGTTTCGTTAAACTGGGAAAAT comes from the bacterium genome and includes:
- a CDS encoding AAA family ATPase, which encodes MKEIPSHYYKIKHSGKLDEYELGAERTLEKLSLINLFVGANNTGKSRFLRALFNMQFEFTMNNYDTGIFNGFLENIKNDFSKASFNNKVMIDNAITLGSDYLNNFINNITYKTPFFPPHHKGNYKELESLMGKMLKAGGWNEETSKIFIEDSHKFAKEKLERLRELKYNPDTINEKKRFYIPVLRGMRPLTEDLNADLYEKRTHSDYFPKENPLNNVLGNAKIFFSGLTLYNILKSNLLGKQQSRNSVHDFEEFLSKNFFNSKPITLIPREGADVVYVGIGNDEELPIHNLGDGLQNLIIITFNMFMEKEKCLFFIEEPELYMHPGFQRIFIEVLSSPLLNHHQYFITTHSNHLLGMTLDFENMSVFLFRKKGEGKEAKFLINQVSSRERNTLKELGVQNSSVFLSNSTIWVEGITDRLYLRKYMDKFKEEMGSGDKEYFEKINNFKEDYHYSFVEYQGANITHWSFDGKEEDKINAKAMCAQCFLIADGDIENKGTRKEDLEAVLGDRFEILKCKEIENLIPEEVIKKLVLKQASFFKRDLKLIGSHGKSLFSLYSSI